The following proteins come from a genomic window of Crassostrea angulata isolate pt1a10 chromosome 1, ASM2561291v2, whole genome shotgun sequence:
- the LOC128161360 gene encoding beta,beta-carotene 15,15'-dioxygenase-like: MVSILQWLILSLCVPDIFAQTQGWNLLFGTTVPEEVVKKPITFDNPVPKWIKGSLIRNGPGRFEMGPHSFLNVFDGYAKLYSWQFPGNGSVYFSAKFVQSMFYNESLKIKDIARYQTFDDLVPPMSQLNKEEAFIRGLDNMNVNIYNYTGECVLLTDVWKLYVVDCHTLKTIRSCDPPIPGDHTTFPYISGMSVAHPVPEVGTDYHLTIRQSLAILPGMSDKFTLVRVKSADIQEKVAEWEVKKMPYQHSILSTERYALIFATPLYMDTKALLQSFVARQSLIFNKDEKTTVYVVEIKTGQVHTIQTETVFSMHYLNAYEIDNNTIVMDVASYPDGSVVAFFEMDNLMNKTRRDSAPYKPSLKRYKIDILGKKIKPMSFGVNPKVPHVNMMDMPTINERYRSKPYCYAYGVVFKSDFKTFGNFSIVKKDVCSSFGDLSWNVADQYPMESWFVPDPNGSREDDGVLLTPMLDGKLCKSYLVILDPKTMKPISKAQLPILVPFHFHGRFIDNVY, from the exons ATGGTTTCCATCCTTCAATGGCTAATACTTTCGCTATGCGTCCCAGATATTTTTGCTCAAACTCAGGGTTGGAATCTTTTGTTTGGCACCACTGTTCCTGAGGAAGTTGTAAAAAAGCCAATAACCTTTGATAATCCTGTACCAAAGTGGATCAAAGGTTCATTG ATACGTAATGGGCCCGGGCGGTTTGAAATGGGTCCACATTCGTTTTTAAACGTCTTCGATGGATACGCAAAGCTATATTCGTGGCAATTTCCTGGAAATGGTTCTGTCTATTTTTCTGCGAAGTTCGTTCAGAGTATGTTTTACAACGAGTCTTTAAAAATCAAGGACATTGCAAGATACCAGACTTTCGACGATCTTGTCCCGCCAATGTCACAACTCAATAAAGAAGAAGCATTTATTCGCGGTTTAGACAACATGAACGTCAACATTTACAATTATACCGGTGAATGTGTTCTTCTCACAGACGTATGGAAATTGTATGTAGTGGACTGCCACACGTTAAAAACCATTCGATCATGCGACCCCCCTATTCCAGGGGACCACACGACCTTTCCCTATATAAGTGGAATGTCTGTTGCGCACCCAGTGCCCGAGGTCGGCACAGATTATCACTTAACAATTAGACAAAGTTTGGCTATTTTACCAGGAATGTCTGATAAGTTTACCCTGGTTCGAGTCAAGTCTGCCGACATTCAGGAGAAAGTTGCAGAGTGGGAAGTTAAAAAGATGCCCTATCAGCATTCCATCTTATCCACAGAACGTTATGCCCTTATATTTGCAACTCCTCTTTATATGGACACCAAAGCGCTTTTGCAATCGTTCGTTGCAAGACAGAGTCTAATTTTTAACAAAGATGAAAAAACCACAGTTTACGTTGTTGAGATAAAAACTGGACAAGTGCACACGATTCAGACAGAAACGGTCTTTTCTATGCATTATTTGAACGCATATGAAATTGACAACAACACAATTGTCATGGATGTGGCTTCGTATCCCGACGGTTCCGTGGTCGCCTTCTTTGAAATGGACAATCTAATGAACAAGACAAGGCGTGATAGCGCGCCATATAAACCTTCCTTAAAGCGGTACAAGATCGACATtctagggaaaaaaataaagcccaTGTCTTTTGGGGTAAATCCAAAAGTTCCACACGTCAACATGATGGATATGCCGACCATCAACGAACGTTACAGATCGAAACCGTATTGCTATGCGTATGGTGTGGTTTTTAAAAGTGACTTTAAAACGTTTGGTAATTTCTCCATCGTGAAAAAAGACGTTTGTAGTTCTTTCGGGGATCTCTCTTGGAATGTTGCCGATCAGTACCCGATGGAGAGCTGGTTTGTTCCGGATCCGAACGGATCGAGGGAAGACGACGGAGTTCTGTTGACCCCAATGCTTGATGGGAAACTTTGCAAAAGCTACTTAGTAATCCTCGATCCCAAAACGATGAAGCCTATATCTAAGGCCCAGCTACCGATCCTTGTCCCTTTTCATTTTCACGGCCGATTTATCGATAATGTGTATTAA
- the LOC128191897 gene encoding uncharacterized protein K02A2.6-like: MAQLITTDLGGIPTFDCDGEPTTVGVRWQKWRRAFELFVVGKGIENAAQKRALLLHCGGMKMQDIYFTFPAAREPDGDETVYDIAMEQLDNYFRPRVNTPFERHGFRLMTQEPTESVDQFVTRLKQKAQQCNFDNADEHIRDQVIEKCKSSHLRRKLLERGGDLTLEQTLTTARAFEQSQQQATGIEGGRNSEAFVNKVSVRKHKPNSSITCYRCGQRGHIKSDPACPAIGQKCLKCNKPDHFAKCCKSFTPKTHNYSHKYSGRSKPKPRVRLVDTTDQEDSDEAYAFTLSMDNPQETLETLTVNGPYHPTVTTNIGGVEDIVMIVDSDASCNVLDHSLWEELKKKRVRCTSQRSSKKLYPYGSSKPLDTLGSFMADISVGNSSVKAEFIVIQGKGQALLGHKTATELGILKVAHANFLSEANIFTKYEKYFNGVGKLKNFKLMLHIDENVTPVAQQVRRIPFAMREKVEAKLKELQDMDIIEPVEGPSSWVSPIVVTPKQSGDIRLCVDMRQANEAIIRERHPIPTIDEILHELNGSCIFSKLDLKWGFHQLELADESRDITTFVTHIGLFRYKRLSFGVTSAPEIYQHTIQQALHGCDGVRNMSDDIIVHAKTMEEHDRRLLAVIEKLGSKGLTFNKEKCQLRLRKLEFMGHVLSDKGIDPTREKVKAIVEARPPTNASEVRSFLGLVTYCGKFIPNLASLSEPLRLLTRKNQPFTWGPEQDKAFRKLKTSLSKAETLGYFDPKARTQVIADASPVGLGAVLVQIQQGEPRIICFASKSLTDVERRYSQTEKEALALVWACERFYMYLYGIEFDLLTDHKPLQFIYSKKSNPCARIQRWVLRLQPFQFTVKYIPGHKNVADVLSRLCIYKSDAPSPSEISEDFVRFVALQAVPRTLTIQEVEKESAGDLELHRVKEALLTGNWTDCEESYVSVKTELCSIGKVILRGTRIVIPTSLRERVLSAAHEGHQGITKTKQRLREKVWWPKIDSDAERVCKKCYACQVVGGPSSPEPLRRKVLPDYPWQATAIDLMGPFPTGESVLVYVDYYSRFFETFILKNTGSTKIIECLEEIFARYGIPDTLRSDNGAQFRSAEFEKFLEEYSINHETSTPYWPQANGEVERQNKTLLKAIRTAHVEGKDWRKELPKFLSAYRNTPHTVTGVAPNKLIFRYPVKTKIPSFPERDEEDIRVKDWIKKKKEKEYADKSRNAKYSQVQVGDQVLVQQPKENKLSPAFETKPYEVVGRTGNEVLLKAPHGGTYRRNVKQVKNLEIDGSVPLDDADDVTDLDLPQSELDDGDDLKITDMDDDQKIETGRGDSVRTRPVRQHKLPDRFKDFVLT; this comes from the coding sequence ATGGCGCAGTTAATTACGACTGATTTAGGGGGAATTCCTACATTTGATTGTGATGGAGAACCGACTACGGTAGGGGTCAGATGGCAAAAATGGCGCAGAGCTTTTGAGTTATTTGTTGTCGGTAAAGGGATAGAAAATGCGGCACAGAAGAGAGCATTATTATTGCATTGCGGAGGTATGAAGATGCAAGATATATATTTCACATTTCCCGCGGCTCGCGAACCTGATGGAGATGAGACGGTGTACGACATAGCTATGGAACAACTTGACAACTACTTCCGGCCTAGAGTAAACACACCATTCGAAAGGCATGGATTTCGTTTGATGACACAAGAACCGACAGAGAGTGTGGATCAGTTTGTGACTCGATTGAAACAGAAAGCGCAACAATGTAATTTTGACAATGCAGACGAACATATTAGGGATCAAGTCATCGAAAAATGCAAATCATCTCACTTACGTAGGAAATTACTGGAAAGAGGGGGTGATTTGACACTCGAGCAAACGTTAACTACAGCAAGGGCTTTTGAACAAAGTCAACAACAAGCTACCGGAATTGAAGGAGGAAGGAATTCAGAAGCTTTTGTGAATAAAGTAAGTGTACGAAAACACAAACCGAACTCAAGTATAACTTGTTATAGGTGTGGTCAAAGAGGACACATTAAGTCAGATCCAGCATGTCCAGCCATCGGTCAAAAATGTCTTAAATGCAACAAGCCCGATCACTTTGCTAAGTGCTGTAAATCGTTCACACCAAAGACTCACAATTATAGTCACAAATATTCCGGACGCAGCAAACCGAAGCCACGAGTTAGACTGGTGGACACAACAGATCAGGAGGATTCTGATGAAGCTTATGCATTTACATTGTCTATGGATAACCCACAAGAAACACTTGAAACACTTACAGTCAATGGACCGTATCACCCAACCGTTACCACAAATATTGGTGGAGTAGAAGATATTGTGATGATTGTCGATTCTGATGCTAGTTGTAACGTACTGGATCACTCCTTATGGGAGGAGTTAAAGAAGAAAAGAGTAAGATGTACGTCACAGCGATCTAGTAAAAAACTTTATCCGTATGGAAGTTCAAAACCACTGGACACCCTAGGAAGCTTTATGGCAGACATTTCAGTGGGAAATTCTTCAGTGAAAGCAGAGTTCATTGTGATTCAAGGTAAAGGACAGGCCCTGTTAGGACATAAAACAGCAACAGAGCTCGGAATTCTGAAGGTGGCACATGCAAATTTCCTGTCAGAAGCCAATATATTTACCAAATATGAAAAGTACTTTAATGGTGTGGGAAAATTAAAGAACTTTAAGTTGATGTTACATATAGATGAGAATGTTACACCTGTAGCACAGCAAGTCAGGAGGATTCCATTCGCTATGAGGGAGAAGGTTGAGGCAAAACTCAAGGAGTTACAGGACATGGACATCATTGAGCCAGTTGAGGGACCATCATCTTGGGTCAGCCCTATTGTTGTCACACCGAAGCAGTCTGGAGATATTCGTCTGTGCGTGGACATGAGGCAAGCTAATGAGGCCATTATTAGAGAGAGACATCCAATACCTACCATTGATGAGATCCTGCATGAGCTAAATGGGAGTTGTATTTTCAGCAAGTTAGACCTTAAGTGGGGTTTTCATCAATTGGAGCTAGCTGATGAATCTCGTGACATTACCACTTTTGTTACTCATATTGGACTGTTTCGCTACAAGAGACTTAGTTTTGGTGTCACGTCTGCACCTGAGATTTATCAGCACACCATTCAGCAGGCACTTCATGGATGTGACGGAGTGAGAAATATGTCGGACGACATTATTGTGCATGCCAAAACAATGGAAGAGCACGACCGCAGATTGCTAGCTGTGATTGAGAAATTAGGCAGCAAGGGATTAAcatttaataaggaaaaatgtCAACTTCGTCTCCGAAAACTAGAGTTCATGGGACACGTCTTATCAGACAAAGGAATCGACCCGACCCGAGAGAAGGTGAAAGCTATAGTAGAAGCTAGACCACCAACAAACGCATCAGAAGTCAGAAGTTTCCTGGGATTGGTTACATATTGTGGAAAGTTCATTCCAAACCTAGCATCACTGTCAGAACCGTTGAGACTTTTGACGAGGAAAAACCAACCATTTACTTGGGGTCCTGAACAAGACAAAGCATTCCGAAAGCTGAAGACAAGTTTATCGAAAGCTGAGACTTTAGGATATTTTGATCCAAAAGCGAGAACTCAAGTGATAGCGGATGCCAGTCCTGTGGGGCTTGGTGCAGTGTTAGTACAGATACAACAGGGAGAGCCCCGTATTATTTGCTTTGCAAGCAAAAGTTTGACAGATGTTGAAAGAAGATACTCGCAGACCGAGAAAGAAGCCCTAGCACTGGTGTGGGCGTGTGAAcgcttttacatgtatttgtatggCATCGAATTTGATTTGCTGACAGACCATAAACCTTTACAGTTCATTTACAGCAAGAAATCAAACCCGTGTGCACGCATTCAGCGATGGGTATTGAGACTCCAACCCTTTCAGTTCACAGTAAAGTATATTCCCGGACACAAAAATGTTGCTGATGTACTTTCTCGACTGTGTATATATAAATCTGATGCACCCTCACCAAGTGAAATATCAGAGGATTTTGTGAGATTCGTGGCTCTGCAAGCCGTACCAAGAACCTTGACGATTCAGGAGGTGGAGAAAGAGTCCGCTGGAGATCTTGAGCTACACAGAGTGAAAGAAGCCTTACTAACTGGAAATTGGACAGATTGTGAGGAAAGCTACGTATCCGTTAAAACTGAACTGTGCAGCATAGGAAAGGTGATTCTCAGAGGTACACGTATTGTGATTCCAACCAGTTTGAGGGAGAGAGTTTTAAGCGCTGCTCATGAGGGACACCAAGGAATCACTAAAACCAAACAACGACTGAGAGAGAAAGTATGGTGGCCAAAGATTGACAGTGATGCTGAACGTGTTTGCAAGAAATGTTACGCATGTCAAGTAGTAGGAGGTCCATCGTCACCTGAGCCTTTACGCCGTAAAGTGCTTCCAGATTATCCATGGCAAGCTACAGCAATTGATCTAATGGGACCGTTTCCAACAGGGGAATCAGTATTGGTGTATGTGGACTATTACAGCCGTTTCTTTGAAACTTTCATTTTGAAGAACACAGGATCAACCAAAATCATTGAATGTTTGGAGGAGATTTTTGCTCGATATGGTATTCCTGACACCCTGAGGAGTGACAATGGAGCCCAATTTCGTTCTGCagaatttgaaaagtttttagAAGAATACAGCATCAACCATGAAACATCAACACCTTATTGGCCACAAGCTAATGGAGAAGTCGAGCGACAGAACAAGACCTTACTCAAGGCTATCAGGACAGCTCATGTTGAGGGAAAGGATTGGAGAAAGGAGTTACCAAAATTTCTATCAGCTTATAGAAACACACCACATACAGTAACTGGAGTTGCACCAAACAAACTCATTTTCCGATATCCAGTGAAGACCAAGATTCCCAGTTTTCCAGAGAGAGATGAGGAAGATATCCGAGTTAAAGACTggataaaaaagaagaaagagaaAGAATATGCCGACAAGAGCAGAAACGCAAAATACAGCCAAGTACAAGTTGGAGACCAAGTGTTGGTTCAGCAgccaaaagaaaacaaactttCACCTGCCTTTGAGACAAAACCATACGAGGTCGTTGGACGTACAGGAAATGAAGTTTTGCTGAAGGCACCACATGGAGGTACATATCGCAGGAACGTAAAGCAAGTGAAAAATCTGGAGATTGACGGTAGCGTTCCACTTGATGATGCAGACGATGTGACTGACCTAGATCTTCCACAAAGTGAACTAGATGATGGGGACGACCTGAAGATCACTGACATGGACGATGACCAGAAGATTGAGACAGGCCGTGGAGACTCTGTGCGTACAAGACCAGTTCGGCAACACAAGTTACCGGATCGGTTCAAAGACTTTGTTTTGACATAA